GTCAATCTGGATTGTTTTTAACCAAATTCTTGGCTAATTGCTTTGTGATTGAGGTGGCAACGGCCACAAAAGTCTTTAAATCTGCGAAAAACAAATAATACTATTATCAGCCCATACAAGCCGTGCATAAAAGTCTTGCATTCCATGAATATTCACTTAGTCCTTATTTGTGATAACAACATACTCtatcaaaagaagaaatggagCACAAGACATTGACCAAAGCCAAATTCTTGGAGATtctcaagaagaaagaagctACTGAGGATGTTCAGCTGGATAAAGTGGAGTTGAAATCTGGTGCAGAAAAGGGTCAAAACTACTCTGGCCTTGTGGTGGCTTGCCATTTGGAAGCTAAGGTCAAAGGCCAACCCAAGACTTACGACTGGATGGCCAAAGTACCTTTGGATGATCCGACCAAGTTTGATTGGCTTCGAATGACTCatatggaagaaaaagagtTGGGATTTTATCAAGACGTCATCCCTGCCTTGAAGGACTTCATCACCAAAAAAGGCTCAGCCATTCAGTTGGGCTTTTGTCCATTTGTATATGGCGAATTCAATAAGGACATTCCTAAAGAAAAAGTTGTGCAAAGTTCCATGATCATCATGGAACATCTCGGTCAGATGGGTTTCTCTGAACCCGTCAATAAGAAATCTGGGCTTGACTTGGATCATGTCAAATTAGTGATGAAGTCTCTGGGAGAATTCCATGCAGCCTCACATGCATTTTATAAGGCCAAATACGGTGGCTTCGAGAATATCGTCGACAAAGACCCCATCCAAACCAAAGACTACTTTGCCGAAATTATGGCGCATTTCAATGATACTTTAgccgaaggcttttttctaaCTTTCTCAAATATTGGTGAAGATGGACACAAATATGTGGAATCTTACAAACGATTCGCTAAAGACGTAATCGATCCACTAACCCTACGAGACCAATTGAGCGGTCCCACCGTTTGCAAATTCAACGTGCTTTGCCATGGTGACCCATGGTTCAATAATATGATGTTCAAGTAAGATTTGGTTGAATGTTTTAGTCATCGTCTCAGTTGTTCCTATATGCTCCTTTTACCAATCAGATACGACGGACAAAAGCCTACTGAGGTTTGTCTATTGGATTTGGCCCTCACCAAATGGGCCTCCCCAACCATCGATTTGTCCTATTTCTTGTACATGTCAACCACACCCGAGCTTCGGCAAGCTCACATGGATGAGATCATGGACTACTATCACAAATGCCTCACCAAATCTCTCAAGGAACTGGGCGAGGATCCAAGTGTCTTAAGCCTCAGGTAGGATTTCCACagaaaaacatgattttggtTTGGCAAGGCAAAGATCTTTGCAAAAGACTGGATTTATGGTTTCGCTTGCTTATAAGATGATCATTTTACTTCTATTTTTAGCGAGTTAAAGGCTGATTACAAGAAATGCTCCTTCTTCGGATTTATGATGTCATTACTTGTTTTGCCCTTGATATTGGCTAAGAAAGAAGATACCATTGGCTCTGAAGAATTGCCTGGCGATTTCGCCGATTCAGAGGCTATGGAgaaatttgctcaaattcACAATGATCGAACCAAGGTTACAATGAGCAATGAGCCTCAAATTGGCCATCGGATTTCCCGGGCGTTTTTGGAAATGGTGGATAATGGTTATTTCACCCTATAGAACAGTTCAAGTATTGAATTGTACAATGTTGGCAGCCCGTTTTTTGCGTTTTAGTGTCAAGAATTAAAGATATCTAGAAAACTGAGTGAAAACTTTATTTTGGGAAAGGAATCGTCAAAAAACATGTCCAATCTCCATTCTCCAAATACCTAAAAAGGTACTTAGGCTTACCATTTGCATCCAATAACTCAATCACACACCAACTAGCTCAGACTTAACCCTTGCAAATATGGCTTAATAATATCGTGCCTGGCTGAATTGGCGCCCTTAAACTACAGTAGGGTCTTAAGGATTTGTGGCTCCCCTTGTTTGATAATTTCTCTCCCGCCGAAGTCCCCAATATCATCTCAACTATTCCGACTACGTTCTGGCGAAGCCGAATGATTTGGAGCCTTCCTTTGAATGCTCAATATAGACGGGTGATTACGGGGGAAGTTTAAGACAGCGACCACAACCTCACGTGTGGTATGAAGGAATACCATGTTATACTAACTAAACATTGCACCTGTAATGTTTGTGGCGAATTACTTCACCATTTCCATAATGTGTATTATTTATGTGACCATAAGGATGAAAAGTCGGCGCAATaaacaatattcaattttcaaaaacttgtatTCCTGTAACTAAATAACTTCCTATTTTGAAAGGATCTCTCCAAATTAAAAAATAGTAGCCCCTTAAACACTTCACTcgtgaaaaaatgaccaatgtAATGTTCAGAATGTTGACCCATTAAGGCTGTTATGAGGGGAATCCATTCCCCAGTCCCTTGATTCAAACCCTCAGAGGGAATTTTCCTAGACATCTGAACGACATCCGAACTGGCTTTGAAAGCCATTGGATCTGTAAATGTACTACCGCCACTTAAAATACCACCTTGTGGAATATAAGGACTCGATTGCCAAATCATGGCCCGATCGAattttttggaacatttgctAAATGGTTTTAGCTAAATCTTATCCAATAGCACAGAATGCTCCAAAGTATAAGGGTCATTGTCCAGCTTAAATTTCATGGACTGACAATCCAATCTCATGCTGCTCTTTATAGCAAATGTGGCCTTTGAATGAATTGCTTGCCTGGCCATGTCTTGTCCTTTTAAATACAATGTAattatgaaacaaaatgtaTGTTGGCAGCTGTAGATGGGATCTGACCAATTTCTCCTTTTCTTTATCCCGTAAACGGGAAATTACACTACATCAAAGTGGGAACTATCTTAACCTCTTTTATAAATGTGGTTCGTTTAAGATTTGTTCACGGATGGATTCAATTCAACTTTGCCCGGGTTATTATTTTAATATCATTAacgaaatcttttttttacgaTACAGGGCTAAGATAAAAACTTTACCATGGGCAGCGagagaatatttttcaagccatCTTTAAACTTATATAATTTGGTGGGAGGTATGGGGAGAATCGAGCAAAtctgttttcatattttttcatcataatGATCTATTTTTCCGACTAGGATTAAATTTGGGTTTCGATTTCAGCAAATTAATGTTTATCGAAATCTTTGTAAGTTCGCTTAGACATTTGGTACATTGTTGGAATGTTACAACTATTGCGTCAAAATGTAGCTTCAATTTTAGGTCTTTCATTCGTTCCTTCAACTAATGTAATAACGGTTATCTGCTTGTAAAATGTCCGATTAAACTTTTTCTATACATGAGTATCCAACACTTCAAGACGAATTATTTTACATAACTTCCTCTTCTTATAATATCTCATCCACCAAAGAATTAAAGTTGGTTGGACCTTGAATATACGGTTGATGAGGTATATTTAGCAAAATATTGCCCACGTTTCAAAAGATTGGGTGATTGTGGTGGGGACATAGACTCAACAAAAGATATATAGTGCTAGATGCATTTAGTTACGCTGAAACAGAACANNNNNNNNNNNNNNNNNNNNNNNNNNNTTTCAAAAGATTGGGTGATTGTGGTGGGGACATAGACTCAACAAAAGATATATAGTGCTAGATGCATTTAGTTACGCTGAAACAGaacaagaaacaagagaacttttttgcttcagatGACATTGAAAGTTTCGTAATTTCAACATGAAATGGTTTtaagaaagtgcaaaaaaaactgaatccCTTGTTTTTGTGCCTTTGGAGTGCAAGAATCGAAggcagccatcacatcgtccttgaATGCAATTCCGATAGGTGGATACTTTTTGCGCGTAAAGTTCCATTGAGCAAGATGGGAAGTGGCAACTTTTCTAATGCCAGGAAACTGTGCTAACCACTAAATCACAAATTATTCCCTTAATTCCTTACTGTCCTGACAAGTATCAACTCAAATTTTTGCTCGttgaaacatttcatttcaattatgGGGCCTAAACTGTTTCAAGTGGGATCGAGGTGATAAGTCAAGAAAAGAGTACACAAATAGTAATGAGCTAGCAGATCTGGACCCGTCCATTATTTATTTGTATTAGCGCCAATCTTCAATCCTAGAAAAGTTATCTCTAATGGCAAACCCATTAATAAAGTGATCAAGACGAATCTCTTGGCCGTTTATCCTTTATTTAAGGGATATCGTGACTTAGTAAATTATAGGTGTGCATTTCGTAGATTCTTCTGGAGTTTCAGAGCGATTCAAAGGTTTCATTTCTTAGACCTTGCTCATCACGCCAGTTTTATTCTCATGTATGAACATTAGACATTTGACCGTTGCTGcacatttcaatctttaataCATATTTTAATTAGTTCAAATTAAAGAAGTTTTAATCTTCCTTTCTTATTTGAGCCAAGAAACCATATGATcaattgattttattgctcaaATAGTATGTCTTCCTTatgttagaaaaaaaacgtttcatAAGGCTATTTTATATGCCTTTTGTAAATCTAATTTCGCATTGGTGTTTAAAAATGGTCCTGCTAGAACCAACAGTTTGcttgtttcatgttttaacTTTTGTTGCGAATTGCCTTATACGTCATTAATTACCATTACATGAATGGCTATTATTGCTGACAATCGAACAAACAGGATGTTATTTTAAAGCCTTTCGGCATGTCATAAACAAATCACGCACGCTATATACAACAGCTTTTCCTTAGGCAACAGTCGTTTGGAATATTTTATATAATTTAGCTTTGAACATCCTTGAAGGGATCAGTTCATCTTTATACAAGCCAGCGATAATAGCCGAAACCCCCCATTTACCATACATGACACTCTGAGCCTATCATAACGAGTTGAGTTCAAGTTGGATCATCCAAAGACACCTTGACTATACATTCCTAAGTCTTCTTCGGTTANTTTTCCTTAGGCAACAGTCGTTTGGAATATTTTATATAATTTAGCTTTGAACATCCTTGAAGGGATCAGTTCATCTTTATACAAGCCAGCGATTTGGGAAGAAACCCCCCATTTACAGAGTGAAACAACCGTAGTGGACCATTTCGAGAAAAGTGCTTGGATGTTCGTCAAATAACTTGAGGCGCATTGGTCATCAGCATTTTGGTGGGCTTCAAGTTTATTTTGGAACTCATCGATATATTTCATATACTTTTAGCTGCCAAAACGTTTTGAACTTGGCTTGACAATAAAGTCTTCCTTGACTGGAAGATGATCTTGATATAACCCTaactcattttgttccatacATGACACTCTGAGCCTATCATAACGAGTTGAGTTCAAGTTGGATCATCCAAAGACACCTTGACTATACATTCCTAAGTCTTCTTCGGTTAGTCTAAGACCTTAGGTTCCTTGTTACAAAACACAACAGGGCCAGAGTAGT
This Tigriopus californicus strain San Diego chromosome 7, Tcal_SD_v2.1, whole genome shotgun sequence DNA region includes the following protein-coding sequences:
- the LOC131883584 gene encoding uncharacterized protein LOC131883584, producing the protein MEHKTLTKAKFLEILKKKEATEDVQLDKVELKSGAEKGQNYSGLVVACHLEAKVKGQPKTYDWMAKVPLDDPTKFDWLRMTHMEEKELGFYQDVIPALKDFITKKGSAIQLGFCPFVYGEFNKDIPKEKVVQSSMIIMEHLGQMGFSEPVNKKSGLDLDHVKLVMKSLGEFHAASHAFYKAKYGGFENIVDKDPIQTKDYFAEIMAHFNDTLAEGFFLTFSNIGEDGHKYVESYKRFAKDVIDPLTLRDQLSGPTVCKFNVLCHGDPWFNNMMFKYDGQKPTEVCLLDLALTKWASPTIDLSYFLYMSTTPELRQAHMDEIMDYYHKCLTKSLKELGEDPSVLSLSELKADYKKCSFFGFMMSLLVLPLILAKKEDTIGSEELPGDFADSEAMEKFAQIHNDRTKVTMSNEPQIGHRISRAFLEMVDNGYFTL